From a region of the Natronogracilivirga saccharolytica genome:
- a CDS encoding glycosyltransferase — protein sequence MHPLVSVIIPTYNADKHIQRCVRSVLEQDYPSDKTEIIIADNCSDDNTTGKAQELADNIIVTKECKYTGSPYSARNRGIEASGGEVIVLLDSDCVPEKQWLSRGTEALLAQKADVVGGGVVFRLDETATFGEMYDAIMNIRMKASVEQHRMAKTVNLFIKRSVFTDIGLFPEGWRSGGDVFWTRSLTAAGKQLVYCDSARVYKPPRKLKGLLKKQWRVATAQPRVWLRQKEYLTLLIHLAKIAIPPRTIRNNIKENGKPFMTRYVYRLFLLSLIVRPVMILGNISGVFQYLFSTRKHNAS from the coding sequence ATGCACCCTCTCGTATCTGTCATCATCCCAACCTACAACGCGGATAAACACATTCAGCGATGCGTCCGGTCGGTACTGGAACAGGATTATCCTTCAGATAAAACCGAAATCATAATCGCAGACAACTGCTCTGACGACAACACCACCGGAAAGGCACAGGAGCTTGCTGATAACATTATCGTCACGAAAGAATGCAAGTACACTGGAAGTCCGTACTCGGCAAGAAACCGGGGGATTGAGGCATCCGGCGGCGAGGTCATCGTTTTGCTGGACTCGGACTGTGTGCCTGAAAAGCAGTGGCTCTCCCGGGGCACAGAAGCCCTGCTGGCACAAAAGGCGGATGTGGTCGGAGGCGGTGTCGTTTTCCGACTGGATGAAACGGCCACCTTCGGGGAGATGTACGATGCCATCATGAACATCCGGATGAAGGCCTCTGTAGAGCAGCATCGCATGGCCAAGACCGTCAATCTTTTCATAAAACGATCCGTGTTTACGGATATCGGCCTGTTTCCTGAGGGATGGCGTTCCGGAGGCGACGTGTTCTGGACGAGATCACTGACTGCGGCCGGCAAGCAACTGGTCTACTGTGATTCTGCCAGAGTGTACAAACCGCCGAGAAAGCTGAAGGGACTTCTGAAAAAACAGTGGCGAGTTGCCACAGCTCAGCCCCGGGTATGGCTCAGGCAGAAGGAATACCTGACCTTGCTGATCCACCTGGCAAAAATCGCCATCCCGCCCCGGACCATCAGGAACAATATCAAGGAGAACGGCAAACCATTCATGACCAGGTACGTTTACCGTCTGTTCCTGCTCTCGCTGATCGTGCGTCCCGTTATGATCCTTGGCAATATTTCCGGTGTTTTTCAATATCTTTTCAGCACGCGTAAACACAATGCATCATAA
- a CDS encoding lipopolysaccharide biosynthesis protein: MGMVLRQSLMNTMYSYAGAVIGFINIIWLFPYVLEAEQFGLTRVMISISMIGAQVASLGMGNVTLRFFPRFRNREKRHFGFLFIAVVIPLAGFLLLSIAGWLFREPVVSFYTDESVLFGEYYKLLFPLLLFILYFHILECYIRSLFDTVAATFLQDILLRLLHTSLILVYYFDLIPFHTFMWLFVLAYAVQTLLLLAHIGIKRHLFIIPDFSGFTGDRVRSMADYALFATIGSVATIAFSNIDMIMLGGLTTLGETAIYAVSFYLASMIKIPSKGLIKISQPIIAEANNKNDLDTVSSIYSKSSINQLLVGGIIFILVWINLDHIYRFLPEEYHAGAYVFLFVGLAKLFEMTAGFNATIIRTSRWYRFDLYATLLLLALMIITNLIFIPIFGIVGAAMATALSILLQNSAAFFYIKYRFGIQPFSKATPVALLVLAAILAVSAAIPEVPVWILDLLIRSSVAAGLFVLAVVSLNISDDLRQFIRDTLRLFTGKR, from the coding sequence ATGGGAATGGTATTGCGCCAGAGTCTGATGAACACGATGTACTCCTATGCCGGAGCGGTCATTGGTTTCATCAATATCATCTGGCTGTTCCCATATGTACTGGAAGCGGAGCAGTTCGGCCTGACCCGGGTCATGATCTCCATATCCATGATAGGTGCACAGGTGGCAAGTCTTGGAATGGGCAATGTGACCCTTCGCTTCTTTCCCAGGTTCCGGAACCGTGAAAAACGGCATTTCGGGTTCCTTTTTATTGCAGTGGTCATTCCGCTGGCAGGTTTTCTGTTGCTCAGCATCGCCGGCTGGCTTTTCCGGGAACCGGTTGTTTCGTTTTATACCGATGAAAGTGTCCTCTTCGGGGAGTATTACAAGCTGCTCTTCCCGCTTCTGTTGTTCATCCTCTATTTCCACATACTTGAGTGCTACATACGTTCCCTTTTTGATACGGTTGCCGCAACCTTTCTGCAGGACATTCTGCTCAGGCTTCTTCACACCAGCCTGATACTGGTCTACTATTTTGATCTTATCCCGTTTCACACCTTCATGTGGCTTTTTGTTCTGGCGTATGCCGTTCAGACCCTTTTGCTGCTTGCGCATATCGGTATAAAGCGTCATCTGTTCATCATACCGGACTTCAGCGGTTTTACCGGCGACCGCGTCCGCAGCATGGCAGACTATGCTCTTTTTGCCACAATTGGCAGTGTGGCAACCATTGCATTCAGCAACATCGACATGATCATGCTGGGAGGTCTGACAACGCTTGGTGAAACGGCAATTTACGCCGTCAGCTTTTATCTGGCTTCCATGATCAAGATACCGTCAAAAGGCCTGATCAAAATATCCCAGCCCATCATAGCTGAAGCCAACAACAAGAACGATCTGGACACAGTCTCCTCGATTTATTCCAAAAGCTCCATCAACCAGCTTCTTGTGGGCGGGATCATATTTATTCTTGTCTGGATCAATCTGGATCACATCTACCGTTTCCTTCCTGAAGAGTATCACGCAGGCGCATACGTTTTTCTGTTTGTCGGTCTGGCTAAACTTTTCGAAATGACAGCCGGTTTCAATGCCACTATTATCCGGACCTCGCGCTGGTACCGTTTTGATCTGTATGCAACGTTACTGCTGCTGGCTCTGATGATTATTACCAATCTGATTTTCATTCCGATTTTCGGTATCGTCGGAGCTGCCATGGCTACTGCGCTTTCCATTTTGCTGCAAAACAGTGCCGCATTTTTCTATATCAAATACCGGTTCGGTATTCAGCCATTCAGCAAGGCTACACCGGTTGCCCTGCTCGTACTTGCGGCCATTCTCGCAGTCAGTGCCGCAATCCCGGAAGTGCCGGTATGGATTCTGGATCTGCTGATCAGGTCTTCTGTTGCTGCAGGCCTGTTTGTACTTGCAGTGGTTTCGCTTAACATTTCAGATGACCTGCGGCAATTCATCCGGGACACCCTTCGATTGTTCACCGGAAAACGGTAA
- the hisS gene encoding histidine--tRNA ligase, which translates to MEKKKFATHHGMSDLLPGEVENWQVLENIIRETARRFHFQEIRTPVLEQTELIARGVGQLTDIVSKEMFAFDRGEDRYVLRPEGTAPVARAYVQHHLAQRGGTQRLFYIGPFFRAERPQKGRQRQFHQFGAELMGASGAAADVEIIAFMKSIYEQTGIDNTTLKINSVGDPESRSAYKKALYDYFQPLSDKLSEISRRRLETNPMRILDSKEEEDQPLKADAPKITDYLSKASREHYEEVRKLLEQMDIPYETDPFMVRGLDYYTETAFELVSPDLGSQDALGGGGRYDLLVEEIGGPPTPAVGFACGIERLMIACEALGIALSETSGPDVYIVTRGEEAARWAVKTMPGLRSQGLSCTMDYAGRSIKAQMKDANRQQARYAIIVGEQELQDNRYTLRNMSESEEVTLSLDDIKKTILT; encoded by the coding sequence ATGGAAAAAAAGAAGTTCGCAACACATCACGGCATGTCAGACCTCCTGCCCGGGGAAGTAGAAAACTGGCAGGTTCTTGAAAACATCATTCGCGAAACCGCCCGCAGATTTCATTTCCAGGAAATCCGGACTCCTGTTCTTGAACAAACGGAGCTCATTGCGCGGGGTGTCGGTCAGCTTACCGATATCGTCAGCAAAGAGATGTTCGCATTTGACCGGGGTGAAGACCGGTATGTCCTCCGGCCCGAAGGCACCGCACCTGTTGCCAGGGCATATGTGCAGCACCATCTCGCCCAGCGCGGCGGAACCCAGCGGTTGTTTTACATCGGGCCGTTTTTCAGAGCCGAACGGCCGCAGAAGGGCCGTCAGCGCCAGTTTCACCAGTTCGGAGCCGAGCTTATGGGCGCATCCGGCGCCGCCGCCGATGTGGAAATCATTGCCTTCATGAAAAGCATATACGAGCAGACGGGGATTGACAACACCACGCTGAAGATCAACTCTGTAGGAGATCCGGAGTCCCGCAGTGCCTACAAAAAGGCGCTGTATGACTATTTCCAGCCTCTGTCGGACAAACTCAGCGAGATCTCCCGCCGTCGCCTGGAAACCAATCCCATGCGGATTCTGGACTCCAAGGAAGAAGAAGATCAGCCCCTTAAAGCCGATGCTCCGAAAATCACCGACTATCTCAGCAAGGCTTCCCGGGAACACTACGAAGAAGTCAGGAAACTGCTCGAACAGATGGATATCCCTTACGAAACCGATCCTTTCATGGTGCGCGGACTCGACTACTACACGGAAACCGCCTTTGAGCTTGTCAGCCCGGATCTCGGTTCCCAGGATGCGCTTGGAGGAGGCGGCCGGTACGATTTGCTTGTCGAAGAGATCGGAGGACCACCGACACCGGCTGTCGGTTTCGCATGCGGCATCGAACGTCTGATGATTGCCTGTGAAGCGCTGGGAATTGCCCTTTCTGAAACATCCGGTCCTGACGTCTACATTGTCACACGCGGTGAAGAAGCGGCGCGATGGGCTGTGAAAACCATGCCCGGACTTCGCTCGCAGGGACTCTCCTGCACCATGGACTACGCCGGGCGGTCCATCAAGGCTCAAATGAAAGACGCCAACCGGCAGCAGGCGCGTTATGCTATCATCGTCGGTGAACAGGAACTGCAGGATAACCGTTATACGCTCAGAAACATGTCCGAAAGCGAAGAAGTCACACTGTCGCTGGACGACATCAAAAAAACAATTTTGACGTAA
- a CDS encoding asparagine synthase-related protein, translating into MRVHLHFYDESRWHLHDETRIRGKGIKDNEPVPGKQLASDIQNLDAASHAAKFAKDLNGSWAWVRIMDDKVILCVDHHRSVPLFYATDGQDVWVSDEAGWLYHQFADALPDELLASEYLVLGYVTGDQTITGKIRQVEAGTATEIAQQNGHHTGKENPGLHIRQHRYFRYVHRYRSATKKQLLLDFDDIVLQTLKNTTDYADGRPIVLPLSGGYDSRLIAATLKRMKYPDVRCYTYGQQSSKEIGVSKSIAEKLDLPWTCVTYTKEKWRAWFHSAERRMYYRQASGLAGIPNIQELVVMGELKEKEWLPGNAVIVTGHHGGLMPGGRGVYDSYTYREHPEMNMDTVISHVMHYHYYLWNWSEKHDDLYPFFRDRITNTLAPEEDYPDSPSACESWDFHERQAKFIINAGRLYEFMGYDWWMPWTDLDYLRFWLQVPLEFRHDKNLYTDYILSLPPHDISGYYPKSKILSIRDKIKNTPVFSISKKGYHTYMAWKRMKSVYDEHPLAWYGFINKTDFKGRYTGREHINSFQSLELLRVIFENGFLSVDDVLARAVSSLEALSGPATGRSEMNSG; encoded by the coding sequence ATGAGAGTTCACCTGCACTTTTATGATGAATCCCGGTGGCACCTCCATGATGAAACCCGGATAAGAGGCAAGGGAATCAAAGACAACGAACCTGTACCCGGCAAGCAGCTGGCAAGCGATATTCAGAACCTGGATGCAGCATCCCATGCGGCCAAATTTGCCAAAGATCTCAACGGTTCCTGGGCGTGGGTACGGATCATGGACGACAAGGTCATTTTGTGCGTGGACCATCATCGTTCAGTACCTCTTTTTTATGCCACTGACGGGCAGGATGTGTGGGTAAGTGACGAGGCCGGCTGGCTGTATCATCAGTTTGCAGATGCTCTTCCGGACGAGCTGCTGGCTTCGGAATACCTTGTTCTGGGTTACGTCACAGGAGACCAGACCATCACCGGAAAAATCCGGCAGGTGGAAGCCGGTACTGCCACAGAAATTGCGCAGCAAAACGGACACCATACCGGCAAAGAGAATCCGGGCTTGCACATCCGGCAGCACCGATACTTTCGCTATGTCCACCGGTACCGGTCCGCGACAAAAAAGCAGCTTTTACTGGATTTTGATGATATCGTCCTGCAGACACTCAAAAACACGACCGACTATGCCGATGGACGGCCGATAGTCTTGCCGTTAAGCGGCGGTTATGACTCGCGGCTTATTGCAGCGACGCTCAAGCGGATGAAGTATCCCGATGTCCGTTGCTACACTTATGGTCAGCAAAGCAGCAAAGAAATTGGTGTCAGCAAATCCATTGCTGAAAAACTGGATCTGCCCTGGACCTGTGTCACATATACCAAAGAAAAATGGCGGGCGTGGTTCCACAGCGCTGAAAGACGGATGTACTACCGCCAGGCATCCGGACTTGCGGGGATACCCAACATCCAGGAACTGGTTGTAATGGGCGAGCTGAAAGAAAAGGAATGGTTACCCGGCAATGCGGTGATTGTGACAGGGCATCATGGAGGCCTGATGCCGGGAGGCCGGGGAGTTTATGACAGCTACACCTACCGTGAGCATCCGGAAATGAATATGGATACGGTCATTTCCCATGTCATGCACTACCACTATTATTTATGGAACTGGTCTGAGAAACATGATGATCTGTATCCCTTCTTCCGGGACCGGATCACGAACACTCTGGCACCGGAAGAGGATTACCCGGACAGCCCGAGTGCCTGCGAATCATGGGATTTTCACGAAAGGCAGGCAAAATTCATCATCAATGCGGGAAGGTTGTATGAATTCATGGGGTACGACTGGTGGATGCCGTGGACTGACCTGGACTACCTGCGATTCTGGTTACAGGTCCCGCTGGAATTCCGGCACGACAAAAACCTGTACACAGATTATATTTTATCCCTGCCGCCTCATGATATATCGGGTTATTACCCGAAGAGTAAAATTCTGTCAATACGGGATAAAATCAAAAATACGCCTGTTTTCAGCATATCAAAAAAAGGATATCACACGTATATGGCCTGGAAACGCATGAAATCGGTCTATGACGAACATCCGCTTGCATGGTACGGATTCATCAACAAAACCGATTTTAAAGGCCGCTACACCGGCAGAGAGCATATCAACTCATTTCAATCCCTCGAGTTGCTGCGGGTTATTTTTGAAAACGGCTTTCTTTCCGTTGATGACGTTCTGGCCCGGGCCGTATCATCACTGGAGGCGCTTTCCGGGCCGGCAACCGGCCGGAGTGAGATGAACTCCGGCTGA
- the clpS gene encoding ATP-dependent Clp protease adapter ClpS, which produces MPDTEFQDQTKTREKTREKITEPPMYKVILLNDDYTTFDFVVSVLTGIFGKSVPEAVAITNDVHRKGSGVCGIYTRDIAETKVDMVARSSKEAGFPLRCTMEET; this is translated from the coding sequence ATGCCGGATACAGAATTTCAGGATCAAACCAAAACACGCGAAAAAACCAGGGAAAAAATCACAGAACCGCCTATGTACAAGGTGATTCTGCTGAATGATGATTATACCACATTTGATTTTGTGGTCAGTGTGCTGACCGGCATTTTCGGCAAATCCGTGCCTGAAGCGGTTGCCATCACCAATGATGTCCACCGGAAGGGATCGGGAGTATGCGGCATTTACACCCGCGATATTGCAGAAACCAAAGTGGATATGGTAGCAAGAAGCAGCAAAGAGGCTGGGTTTCCGCTGCGATGTACAATGGAAGAAACCTGA
- a CDS encoding glycosyltransferase family 4 protein, protein MVNTPSSDIGSSKRVLIVTYYWPPSGGAGVQRFLKFAKYLPGFGVEPFILTCSNPTYPIVDASLLDEVAESLPVFKAPSMEPFRLYSRFTGSSSGQAANPTIELGSKDLSLAQRFSRWVRANIFIPDARVGWIFSARRKARDLINEHKIDTIITTGPPHSSHFIGAWAAKKTGAAWIADFRDPWTDIHYNRALPRNYITRKLDRRLEKKILTGADAVTVTAPGTAEYLKKHHKRQYHVITNGYDPDDFEAALPETGSAKTSSKTTESHEGLDETNHPSRVKLVIRHVGSVTETSVPENLLKALSGMRDLPVAAEFIGYTHPAVKKRIASYGLQDSVTIHPYVPHKEAVSLMIQADVNVVVVHRSDDSRILIPGKLFDYLKAGKPVMVIGPPDGDAASIVQKCSIGKAFDYDDADGPADWLRKLLKEKQQDEVPAGTMQADKSAIETYSRRHTTRRLAGIIHQIQK, encoded by the coding sequence GTGGTAAATACGCCATCCAGCGACATCGGCAGCAGCAAACGGGTGCTGATTGTCACCTACTACTGGCCTCCGAGCGGCGGAGCCGGGGTACAGCGATTCCTGAAATTTGCAAAATACCTGCCGGGGTTTGGTGTCGAGCCCTTCATACTCACATGTTCCAACCCCACGTATCCCATTGTGGATGCGTCCCTGCTTGATGAAGTGGCAGAGTCACTTCCGGTGTTCAAAGCTCCCTCCATGGAACCGTTCCGCCTGTACAGCAGATTTACCGGGAGCTCATCCGGCCAGGCGGCAAATCCCACCATCGAACTTGGCTCCAAAGACCTGTCATTGGCACAAAGATTCTCCAGGTGGGTCCGCGCCAATATTTTCATACCCGACGCGCGGGTTGGCTGGATATTTTCAGCCCGCAGAAAAGCGCGGGACCTGATCAACGAGCACAAAATAGATACCATTATCACAACCGGTCCGCCCCACTCCTCTCATTTCATAGGTGCATGGGCGGCAAAAAAAACCGGGGCCGCCTGGATTGCCGACTTTCGTGATCCCTGGACGGACATCCACTATAACAGGGCCCTGCCGCGCAACTATATCACCCGGAAGCTCGATCGCCGGCTTGAAAAAAAGATTCTCACCGGGGCGGATGCCGTGACCGTCACCGCTCCGGGTACGGCGGAGTATCTGAAAAAGCATCACAAACGGCAGTACCATGTCATCACCAACGGGTATGATCCTGATGACTTCGAGGCTGCATTGCCCGAAACCGGCTCTGCGAAAACCTCTTCAAAAACCACAGAATCACATGAGGGACTGGATGAAACGAACCACCCATCCCGCGTCAAACTGGTCATACGCCACGTCGGAAGTGTCACAGAAACCTCCGTCCCCGAAAACCTGCTGAAAGCACTTTCCGGGATGCGGGATCTTCCGGTTGCGGCAGAATTCATCGGTTATACGCATCCGGCCGTAAAGAAGCGGATTGCGTCGTACGGGCTTCAGGATTCGGTGACCATTCATCCGTACGTACCTCACAAAGAAGCCGTATCATTGATGATTCAGGCGGATGTCAATGTCGTGGTTGTCCATCGTTCGGATGACAGCCGCATCCTTATCCCCGGCAAACTTTTTGATTACCTTAAAGCAGGAAAACCCGTCATGGTTATCGGTCCGCCTGACGGAGACGCCGCATCAATCGTGCAAAAGTGCAGCATTGGCAAGGCGTTTGACTACGACGATGCGGACGGTCCGGCTGATTGGCTCCGGAAACTGCTCAAAGAAAAGCAGCAGGACGAAGTCCCGGCCGGAACAATGCAGGCGGACAAGAGTGCGATTGAAACATACTCCCGCAGGCATACCACACGCCGGCTTGCCGGCATCATCCACCAAATCCAAAAATAA
- a CDS encoding lysophospholipid acyltransferase family protein, with amino-acid sequence MGNQNKTVKIFNLDFEVEGAVRRNLLRLGRKPLEGLLSFKGLNNLYNDARNYETDQGFYDKLLERMNVNYHISKRDMERIPKEGRVVVVANHPFGGIEGIILASLLRSVRDDSKIFANYMLERIPELREVFFFVDPFGGRESVRANLATMKKSIQWLRDDHMLGMFPAGEVAHFSMGKRKIVESEWTESLAGIIRKTESPVLPVYFDGFNGPLFHALGLIHPRLRTAMLPRELLNKKDKDIEICIGKTIGYSKLKSFDDDSELVNYLRQRTFMLQNRSSDEEAESSSVSLSVSKEKMEPVIEAVPEEEVEQEIYSLPGSQMLLESNEFQVYHAVKRQAPKVLQEIGRLREVTFRGTHEGTGKSIDLDKFDEYYVHLFVWNKEKKEIVGAYRLGRTDNIIKRFGKKGLYTTTLFNIKSSLFDEISPALEMGRSFVRPEYQRSFAPLMLLWKGIGEYVVKYPKYRVLFGPVSISSEYHSMSRHLMVSFLKLHNYLPDMARKVKPKTPYRGRRMKGMDTKNRTMIRSIEDVSEMISEFENDEKGVPILLKQYLKLGGKLLGFNVDPDFSDVLDGLILVDLTKTDPKILKRYMGDKGLKSFYAHHDKAETQEEPA; translated from the coding sequence ATGGGCAACCAGAACAAGACAGTAAAGATATTCAATCTGGATTTTGAAGTGGAAGGTGCCGTGCGCCGGAACCTGCTGCGCCTGGGCAGAAAACCGCTGGAAGGACTCCTTTCTTTCAAAGGACTGAATAATTTGTACAACGATGCACGCAACTACGAAACCGACCAGGGTTTTTATGACAAGCTGCTGGAGAGAATGAATGTGAATTATCATATCTCCAAAAGAGATATGGAGCGCATCCCGAAAGAGGGACGAGTCGTTGTTGTTGCAAATCATCCGTTCGGAGGAATTGAAGGTATTATTCTTGCCTCCCTGCTGCGATCCGTCCGCGATGACTCGAAAATTTTTGCCAATTACATGCTGGAACGCATTCCCGAACTGCGGGAAGTGTTCTTTTTTGTCGATCCCTTTGGCGGCAGGGAATCTGTAAGAGCCAACCTGGCAACCATGAAGAAGTCCATACAGTGGCTGCGGGATGATCATATGCTGGGAATGTTTCCTGCCGGTGAAGTAGCCCACTTTTCGATGGGTAAACGCAAAATTGTCGAATCTGAATGGACCGAATCACTTGCCGGAATCATACGCAAAACCGAATCACCGGTACTTCCGGTCTATTTTGACGGGTTTAACGGCCCGCTGTTTCACGCACTTGGCCTGATCCATCCCAGATTGCGTACCGCCATGCTGCCCAGAGAGCTGCTCAACAAGAAAGACAAGGATATTGAAATCTGCATCGGGAAAACAATCGGCTACAGTAAACTCAAGTCGTTTGATGATGATTCGGAGCTGGTAAATTATCTGCGTCAGCGGACCTTCATGCTGCAGAACCGCAGCAGTGATGAGGAGGCGGAAAGCTCATCCGTATCGCTCAGCGTATCCAAAGAAAAAATGGAGCCGGTTATTGAAGCTGTTCCGGAGGAAGAGGTAGAGCAGGAGATTTATTCTCTTCCCGGATCGCAAATGCTTCTGGAGAGCAATGAATTTCAGGTCTATCATGCCGTAAAGAGGCAGGCTCCGAAAGTACTTCAGGAAATCGGGCGCCTGCGGGAAGTGACTTTCCGTGGCACGCACGAAGGTACCGGAAAATCCATCGACCTTGACAAATTTGATGAGTATTACGTGCACCTGTTTGTCTGGAATAAGGAGAAAAAGGAAATTGTCGGTGCCTACCGACTTGGCCGCACCGATAATATCATCAAGCGTTTCGGGAAAAAGGGCCTGTATACCACCACGCTGTTCAATATAAAGAGCAGCCTTTTTGACGAGATCAGTCCGGCACTTGAAATGGGCAGATCTTTTGTGCGCCCCGAGTATCAGCGCAGTTTTGCGCCGCTGATGCTGCTTTGGAAGGGAATAGGAGAATATGTGGTCAAATATCCCAAGTATCGCGTCCTTTTCGGACCCGTCAGCATAAGCAGCGAGTACCATTCCATGTCACGTCATCTGATGGTATCTTTTCTTAAACTGCACAACTATCTGCCGGACATGGCCCGGAAAGTTAAACCCAAGACTCCCTATCGCGGACGGAGAATGAAGGGGATGGATACCAAGAACCGCACGATGATCCGGAGTATTGAGGACGTGTCGGAAATGATATCCGAGTTTGAAAATGACGAAAAAGGGGTTCCGATCCTGCTGAAACAGTATCTCAAACTGGGTGGAAAGCTGCTCGGCTTTAATGTGGATCCTGACTTCAGCGATGTGCTCGACGGACTGATACTTGTTGATCTGACAAAAACGGATCCCAAGATACTGAAACGCTACATGGGGGATAAAGGACTGAAATCCTTCTATGCACACCATGATAAAGCAGAAACTCAGGAAGAACCGGCCTGA